In a genomic window of Enterobacter asburiae:
- the bamB gene encoding outer membrane protein assembly factor BamB: MQLRKLLLPGLLSVTLLSGCSLFSGEEDVVKMSPLPTVENQFTPSTAWDVSVGSGIGDFYSNLHPAYADSVVYAADRKGTVKAVNADDGKEVWSVNLAEKDGWFSRKPALLSGGLTVSGGHVYVGSEKAQVYALNSSDGSIAWQTTVAGESLSRPVVSDGLVLIHTSNGQLQALNEADGLVKWTVNLDMPALSLRGESAPATAFGAAIVGGDNGRVSAVLMQQGQMIWQQRISQATGSTEIDRLSDVDTTPVIVDGVVYALAYNGNLTALDLRSGQIMWKRELGSVNDFIVDGNRIYMVDQNDRLLALSTEGGVTLWTQSDLLHRLLTAPVLYNGSLVVGDSEGYMHWIDPENGRFVAQQKVDGSGFLTDPVVADGKLLIQAKDGTLYAITR; encoded by the coding sequence ATGCAATTGCGTAAATTACTTCTGCCAGGACTGCTTTCTGTTACGTTATTGAGTGGTTGTTCACTGTTCAGTGGCGAAGAAGACGTTGTGAAAATGTCCCCACTGCCGACGGTTGAAAACCAGTTTACCCCATCCACCGCGTGGGATGTCTCCGTGGGCAGTGGGATTGGTGATTTTTATTCCAACCTTCATCCGGCCTATGCCGACAGCGTTGTCTATGCCGCTGACCGTAAAGGTACCGTGAAAGCGGTCAACGCCGATGATGGAAAAGAAGTCTGGTCCGTTAACCTGGCGGAAAAAGACGGCTGGTTCTCCCGTAAACCTGCACTGCTGTCTGGCGGTCTGACCGTTTCCGGTGGTCATGTGTACGTGGGCAGCGAAAAGGCGCAGGTGTATGCGCTGAACAGCAGCGACGGTTCCATTGCCTGGCAAACGACCGTTGCCGGTGAGTCTCTGTCTCGCCCTGTGGTGAGCGACGGCCTGGTGCTGATTCATACCAGCAACGGCCAGCTGCAGGCGCTGAACGAAGCGGACGGTCTGGTGAAATGGACCGTTAACCTGGATATGCCAGCGCTCTCTCTGCGCGGTGAATCTGCGCCGGCTACCGCATTTGGCGCTGCCATTGTGGGCGGTGACAACGGTCGCGTGAGCGCCGTGCTGATGCAGCAGGGCCAGATGATCTGGCAGCAGCGCATCTCTCAGGCCACTGGCTCAACGGAAATTGACCGTCTGAGCGACGTAGACACCACGCCGGTTATCGTTGACGGTGTGGTTTACGCGCTGGCCTATAACGGCAACCTGACCGCGCTGGACCTGCGCAGCGGCCAGATCATGTGGAAACGCGAGCTGGGCTCTGTGAATGATTTCATCGTGGACGGTAACCGCATCTATATGGTTGACCAGAACGACCGCCTGCTGGCGCTGAGCACCGAAGGCGGCGTGACGCTGTGGACACAGAGTGACCTGCTGCATCGTCTGCTGACCGCTCCGGTACTGTATAACGGCAGCCTGGTGGTAGGCGACAGCGAAGGCTATATGCACTGGATCGATCCAGAGAATGGCCGCTTCGTGGCACAGCAGAAAGTGGACGGTTCAGGCTTCCTGACCGACCCGGTTGTGGCTGACGGCAAACTGCTGATTCAGGCAAAAGACGGCACGCTGTACGCGATCACGCGTTAA
- a CDS encoding YfgM family protein — translation MEMYENEHDQVDAIKRFFAENGKALVVGVILGVGALVGWRYWNNHQADSARGASLSYENTVSALRADQPQTLVAAEKFAADNKNTYGALAALEVAQQYVDKNELDKAAAQLSQGLAAASDENLKAVINLRLARIQVQQKKADDALKTLDTIKGEGFAAIVADLRGEALLSKGDKAGARKAWQAGVESKASPALSEMMQMKINNLSV, via the coding sequence GTGGAAATGTACGAGAACGAACACGATCAGGTCGACGCGATTAAACGCTTCTTTGCTGAAAACGGCAAAGCGCTGGTTGTTGGGGTAATTTTAGGTGTGGGTGCGCTGGTTGGCTGGCGTTACTGGAACAATCATCAGGCGGATTCCGCGCGCGGCGCGTCTCTGTCCTATGAAAATACCGTTAGCGCGCTTCGGGCCGATCAGCCGCAAACGCTGGTTGCGGCAGAGAAATTTGCCGCCGACAACAAAAACACCTACGGTGCGCTGGCTGCACTGGAAGTGGCTCAGCAGTATGTTGATAAGAACGAACTGGATAAAGCCGCTGCTCAGCTGTCTCAGGGCCTTGCTGCTGCCAGCGATGAAAATCTGAAGGCAGTGATCAATCTGCGCCTGGCACGTATTCAGGTTCAGCAGAAAAAAGCTGACGACGCGCTGAAAACGCTCGATACCATCAAAGGCGAAGGTTTTGCTGCCATCGTTGCCGATCTGCGCGGTGAAGCACTGCTGAGCAAAGGTGACAAAGCGGGCGCGCGTAAAGCGTGGCAAGCTGGCGTAGAGAGCAAAGCGTCACCTGCGCTGAGCGAAATGATGCAGATGAAAATAAATAATTTGTCCGTCTGA
- the hisS gene encoding histidine--tRNA ligase, protein MAKNIQAIRGMNDYLPGETAIWQRIEGTLKQVLGSYGYSEIRLPIVEQTPLFKRAIGEVTDVVEKEMYTFEDRNGDSLTLRPEGTAGCVRAGIEHGLLYNQEQRLWYIGPMFRHERPQKGRYRQFNQLGVEVFGLQGPDIDAELIMLTARWWRALGIADHVSLELNSIGSLEARANYRDALVAFLEQHKEKLDEDCKRRMYSNPLRVLDSKNPDVQALLNDAPALGDYLDDESREHFTGLCKLLEAAGIAYTVNQRLVRGLDYYNRTVFEWVTTSLGSQGTVCAGGRYDGLVEQLGGRAAPAVGFAMGLERLVLLVQAVNPEFKADSVVDIYLVASGAETQSAAMQLAERVRDALPGVKLMTNHGGGNFKKQFARADKWGASIALVLGESEVANGEVVVKDLRSGEQTTVTQDGVAAHLRTLLG, encoded by the coding sequence GTGGCAAAAAACATTCAAGCCATCCGCGGCATGAACGATTACCTGCCTGGCGAAACCGCCATCTGGCAGCGCATTGAAGGCACGCTGAAGCAGGTGCTCGGCAGCTACGGTTACAGTGAAATCCGTTTGCCGATTGTAGAGCAGACCCCGTTATTCAAACGCGCGATCGGTGAAGTGACCGACGTGGTTGAAAAAGAGATGTACACCTTTGAGGACCGCAACGGCGACAGCCTGACCCTGCGTCCGGAAGGTACGGCGGGCTGCGTACGCGCCGGCATCGAACATGGTCTTCTGTACAATCAGGAGCAGCGCCTGTGGTATATCGGCCCGATGTTCCGCCACGAACGTCCGCAGAAAGGTCGTTATCGCCAGTTCAACCAGCTGGGCGTGGAAGTCTTTGGCCTGCAGGGCCCGGACATCGACGCCGAACTGATTATGCTGACCGCCCGCTGGTGGCGCGCGCTCGGTATCGCCGATCATGTCTCCCTGGAACTGAACTCAATCGGTTCTCTGGAAGCGCGAGCTAACTACCGCGATGCGCTGGTGGCGTTCCTGGAACAGCACAAAGAGAAGCTGGACGAAGACTGCAAACGTCGCATGTACAGCAACCCGCTGCGCGTGCTGGATTCCAAAAACCCTGATGTCCAGGCGCTGCTGAACGATGCTCCTGCGCTGGGTGACTACCTGGACGACGAGTCTCGCGAACACTTTACCGGTCTGTGCAAGCTGCTCGAAGCGGCGGGCATTGCCTACACCGTGAACCAGCGTCTGGTGCGCGGTCTGGATTACTACAACCGCACCGTGTTTGAGTGGGTAACCACCAGCCTCGGTTCGCAGGGTACCGTATGTGCCGGCGGCCGTTATGATGGTCTGGTTGAGCAACTGGGTGGCCGTGCGGCCCCTGCGGTTGGCTTCGCGATGGGTCTTGAACGACTTGTTTTGCTGGTTCAGGCAGTTAATCCGGAATTTAAAGCAGATTCCGTTGTCGATATATACCTGGTGGCTTCAGGCGCGGAAACGCAGTCTGCGGCGATGCAGCTTGCCGAACGCGTGCGTGATGCGCTGCCGGGCGTTAAGCTAATGACCAACCATGGCGGCGGCAACTTCAAAAAACAGTTTGCTCGTGCCGATAAGTGGGGCGCAAGTATTGCACTGGTGCTGGGCGAGTCCGAAGTGGCTAACGGCGAAGTGGTAGTAAAAGACCTGCGCTCTGGTGAGCAGACAACGGTAACGCAGGACGGCGTTGCGGCGCACTTGCGCACTCTATTGGGCTAA
- the ispG gene encoding flavodoxin-dependent (E)-4-hydroxy-3-methylbut-2-enyl-diphosphate synthase, translating into MHNQAPIQRRKSKRIYVGNVPVGDGAPIAVQSMTNTRTTDVEATVNQIKALERVGADIVRVSVPTMDAAEAFKLIKQQVSVPLVADIHFDYRIALKVAEYGVDCLRINPGNIGNEERIRMVVDCARDKNIPIRIGVNAGSLEKDLQEKYGEPTPQALLESAMRHVDHLDRLNFDQFKVSVKASDVFLAVESYRLLAKQIEQPLHLGITEAGGLRSGSVKSAIGLGLLLSEGIGDTLRVSLAADPVEEIKVGFDILKSLRIRSRGINFIACPTCSRQEFDVIGTVNALEQRLEDIITPMDVSIIGCVVNGPGEALVSTLGVTGGNKKSGLYEDGVRKDRLDNSDMIDQLEARIRAKAAMMDETQRISVQQVEK; encoded by the coding sequence ATGCATAACCAGGCTCCGATTCAACGTAGAAAATCGAAACGGATTTACGTTGGGAATGTGCCAGTCGGCGATGGGGCACCTATCGCCGTCCAGTCGATGACCAATACGCGCACCACGGACGTGGAAGCGACGGTCAACCAAATCAAAGCATTAGAGCGTGTAGGCGCGGACATTGTTCGCGTCTCCGTGCCCACTATGGATGCCGCTGAGGCGTTCAAACTGATCAAACAGCAGGTCAGCGTTCCGCTGGTTGCAGACATCCACTTCGACTACCGTATCGCGCTGAAAGTCGCCGAATACGGCGTTGATTGCCTGCGTATTAACCCGGGCAACATCGGTAACGAAGAGCGTATCCGCATGGTTGTGGACTGCGCCCGCGACAAAAATATTCCTATCCGTATCGGCGTAAACGCCGGTTCCCTGGAAAAAGATCTGCAGGAAAAATACGGCGAGCCTACGCCTCAGGCGCTGCTCGAATCCGCGATGCGTCACGTCGATCATCTCGATCGTCTTAACTTCGATCAGTTTAAAGTCAGCGTAAAAGCGTCCGACGTGTTCCTCGCAGTGGAATCTTACCGCCTGCTGGCAAAACAGATCGAGCAGCCTCTGCACCTAGGGATCACCGAAGCGGGCGGCCTGCGTAGCGGTTCTGTAAAATCGGCGATCGGCCTGGGGCTGCTGCTCTCTGAAGGGATCGGCGACACCCTGCGCGTCTCGCTGGCGGCCGATCCGGTCGAAGAGATCAAGGTCGGTTTTGATATCCTGAAGTCACTGCGCATTCGTTCGCGTGGGATCAACTTCATTGCCTGCCCAACATGCTCACGTCAGGAATTTGACGTGATCGGCACGGTGAATGCCCTGGAGCAGCGTCTGGAAGACATCATCACCCCAATGGACGTCTCCATCATCGGCTGCGTGGTGAACGGTCCGGGTGAAGCGCTGGTGTCAACCCTGGGCGTAACCGGCGGTAACAAGAAAAGTGGTCTCTATGAAGATGGCGTTCGTAAAGATCGTCTGGATAATAGCGACATGATCGACCAGCTTGAAGCCCGCATCCGCGCCAAAGCCGCGATGATGGACGAAACACAGCGTATCAGCGTTCAGCAGGTTGAAAAATAA
- the rodZ gene encoding cytoskeleton protein RodZ — protein sequence MNTEATHDQHEALSTGVRLRNAREQLGLSQQAVAERLCLKVSTVRDIEEDKAPADLASTFLRGYIRSYAKLVHIPENELLPMMEKQAPVRAAKVAPMQSFSLGKRRKKRDGWLMSFTWLVLFVVVGLTGAWWWQNHKAQQEEISTMADQSSAELNQASNGGAQSVPLNTEGAATSSEPQTTAPATDAAQAPAATANTATPQAQDQNAVVAPSQANVDTAMNAPAATQPADNTAASLPTDPAATAAPAADPNALVMNFTADCWLEVTDATGKKLFSGLQRKDGNLNLVGQAPYKLKIGAPAAVQIQYQGKPVDLSRFIRTNQVARLTVNAEQSAAQ from the coding sequence ATGAATACTGAAGCCACTCACGACCAACATGAAGCACTCTCCACTGGCGTTCGTCTTCGCAACGCCCGTGAACAACTCGGACTCAGCCAGCAAGCCGTTGCAGAACGCTTGTGCCTGAAGGTTTCCACGGTTCGCGATATTGAAGAAGATAAGGCGCCTGCCGATCTGGCTTCAACATTTCTGCGCGGTTATATCCGCTCTTACGCAAAGCTGGTGCACATCCCCGAAAACGAATTACTGCCAATGATGGAGAAGCAGGCACCGGTTCGTGCAGCAAAAGTTGCCCCGATGCAAAGCTTCTCCCTGGGGAAACGCCGTAAAAAACGTGATGGCTGGCTGATGAGCTTTACCTGGCTGGTGCTGTTTGTGGTTGTCGGTCTGACCGGCGCGTGGTGGTGGCAGAACCACAAGGCACAGCAGGAAGAGATCTCCACCATGGCCGATCAATCCTCCGCCGAACTCAATCAGGCGAGCAACGGTGGTGCCCAGAGCGTCCCGCTGAACACCGAGGGTGCAGCGACCTCAAGCGAGCCGCAAACAACGGCTCCGGCGACCGATGCAGCACAGGCTCCGGCCGCTACGGCTAACACCGCTACGCCGCAGGCCCAGGATCAAAACGCGGTCGTCGCGCCTTCTCAGGCAAATGTCGATACTGCGATGAACGCCCCGGCAGCGACTCAGCCTGCGGACAATACCGCGGCGTCCCTGCCGACCGACCCGGCGGCAACAGCCGCGCCAGCCGCCGATCCAAACGCGCTGGTGATGAACTTCACGGCTGACTGCTGGCTGGAAGTGACAGACGCGACAGGTAAAAAGCTCTTCAGCGGCCTGCAGCGTAAAGATGGCAATTTAAATCTGGTCGGTCAGGCTCCTTATAAGCTTAAAATTGGCGCTCCGGCGGCGGTACAGATCCAGTATCAAGGAAAACCTGTCGACCTGAGCCGCTTTATCAGAACTAACCAGGTTGCACGTCTTACCGTTAATGCCGAACAATCAGCAGCACAGTAA
- the trmG/rlmN gene encoding bifunctional tRNA (adenosine(37)-C2)-methyltransferase TrmG/ribosomal RNA large subunit methyltransferase RlmN, which translates to MSELVNTSEVAIPAVPNKNGKINLLDLNRQQMREFFKDMGEKPFRADQVMKWMYHYCSDNFDEMTDINKVLRNKLKEVAEIRAPEVVEEQRSADGTIKWAIAVGDQRVETVYIPEEDRATLCVSSQVGCALECKFCSTAQQGFNRNLRVSEIIGQVWRAAKIVGAAKVTGTRPITNVVMMGMGEPLLNLTNVVPAMEIMLDDFGFGLSKRRVTLSTSGVVPALDKLGDMIDVALAISLHAPNDEIRDEIVPINKKYNIETFLAAVRRYLEKSNANQGRVTIEYVMLDHVNDGTEHAHQLAELLKDTPCKINLIPWNPFPGAPYGRSSNSRIDRFSKVLMEYGFTTIVRKTRGDDIDAACGQLAGDVIDRTKRTLRKRMQGETIAVKAV; encoded by the coding sequence ATGTCTGAACTAGTGAATACCTCCGAAGTCGCCATTCCTGCGGTTCCCAATAAAAATGGAAAAATTAACCTGCTGGACCTGAACCGTCAGCAGATGCGCGAGTTCTTTAAAGATATGGGTGAGAAGCCGTTTCGTGCCGATCAGGTCATGAAGTGGATGTACCACTACTGCAGCGACAACTTTGATGAGATGACTGACATCAACAAAGTGCTGCGCAACAAGCTCAAAGAAGTGGCTGAAATCCGCGCACCGGAAGTGGTGGAAGAGCAGCGCTCGGCGGACGGCACCATCAAATGGGCGATTGCGGTAGGCGATCAGCGTGTTGAAACCGTCTACATCCCGGAAGAAGATCGCGCCACGCTGTGCGTCTCTTCTCAGGTGGGCTGTGCGCTGGAGTGCAAATTCTGCTCTACCGCTCAGCAAGGGTTTAACCGTAACCTGCGCGTGTCTGAAATCATCGGTCAGGTCTGGCGTGCCGCGAAGATCGTTGGCGCAGCGAAAGTGACCGGTACGCGTCCGATCACCAACGTGGTGATGATGGGGATGGGTGAACCGCTGCTGAACCTGACCAACGTGGTGCCGGCGATGGAGATCATGCTGGATGACTTCGGTTTTGGCCTGTCCAAGCGTCGCGTGACGCTGTCTACCTCAGGCGTTGTGCCTGCGCTGGACAAGCTCGGTGACATGATTGACGTTGCGCTGGCTATCTCCCTGCACGCGCCAAACGATGAAATCCGTGACGAAATTGTACCGATTAACAAAAAGTACAATATCGAAACCTTCCTCGCTGCCGTGCGTCGCTACCTGGAGAAATCCAACGCCAACCAGGGCCGCGTTACCATCGAGTACGTGATGCTTGACCACGTCAACGACGGTACCGAACACGCGCATCAGTTGGCTGAGCTGCTGAAAGATACGCCATGCAAAATCAACCTGATTCCGTGGAACCCGTTCCCGGGCGCACCGTATGGCCGTAGCTCGAACAGCCGTATCGACCGTTTCTCCAAGGTGCTGATGGAGTATGGTTTCACCACCATCGTCCGTAAAACCCGTGGTGATGATATTGATGCTGCGTGCGGACAGTTGGCAGGCGACGTCATTGACCGTACCAAACGTACCCTGCGTAAACGCATGCAGGGCGAGACGATTGCGGTCAAAGCTGTTTGA
- the ndk gene encoding nucleoside-diphosphate kinase, with product MAIERTFSIIKPNAVAKNVIGSIFARFESAGFKIVGTKMLHLTVEQARGFYAEHEGRPFFDGLVEFMTSGPIVVSVLEGENAVQRHRDLLGATNPDNALAGTLRADYADSFTENGTHGSDSVESAAREIAFFFAEGEVCPRTR from the coding sequence ATGGCTATTGAACGTACTTTTTCCATCATCAAACCAAACGCGGTGGCAAAAAACGTTATTGGCAGCATCTTCGCTCGCTTTGAATCAGCAGGGTTTAAGATCGTTGGCACCAAAATGCTGCACCTGACCGTTGAGCAGGCTCGTGGTTTCTACGCTGAGCACGAAGGTCGTCCATTCTTTGATGGCCTGGTTGAGTTCATGACCTCCGGTCCAATCGTGGTATCCGTGCTGGAAGGCGAAAACGCAGTACAGCGTCACCGCGATCTGCTGGGTGCAACCAACCCGGACAACGCGCTGGCGGGTACCCTGCGCGCTGACTACGCGGACAGCTTCACCGAGAACGGCACCCACGGTTCCGACTCTGTTGAATCTGCTGCGCGCGAAATCGCGTTCTTCTTCGCTGAAGGCGAAGTGTGTCCACGTACCCGTTAA
- the pbpC gene encoding peptidoglycan glycosyltransferase PbpC (penicillin-binding protein 1C) codes for MPGARLTRSRWLWLAGALLVLWGLIIAADRLWPLPLKEVNPARVVVDEKGAPLWRFADSDGIWRYPVTIEDVSPRYLEALIQYEDRWFWDHPGVNPLSVLRAAWQDLTSGRVVSGGSTLTMQVARLLDPHPRTFGGKIRQLWRAMQLEWHLSKRDILTLYLNRAPFGGTLQGVGAASWTYLGKPPSQLSYSDAALLAVLPQAPSRLRPDRWPERAEAARNKVLDRMVTQGVWSAKQVKESREEPVWLAPRQMPQLAPLFARMMLGKSRDTKIVTTLDAGLQRQLEELAMNWKSRLPARSSLAMIVVDHTDMKVRGWVGSVDINDDTRFSHVDMVNAIRSPGSVLKPFIYGMALDDGLIHPASLLQDVPRKTGDYRPGNFDSGFHGPVSMSEALVRSLNLPAVQVLEAYGPKRFAGMLSNAGLPLILPAGAQPNLSLILGGAGARLADIAAAYSAFARHGKAGRLRLQPVDPLTERPLLSPGSAWIIRRILANEAQPLPDSALPQIAPLAWKTGTSYGYRDAWAIGLNARYVIGIWTGRPDGTPVAGQFGFASAVPLLNQVNNLLQSRSTIDEARLPRDPRPESVGRGVICWPGGQSLPEGSENCRRRLSTWLLEGSEPPTLLLPEQEGIRGIRFPVWVDKTGKRVAADCPDATEKVLDVWPLPLEPWLPATERRAVRVPTSSTICPPLSQDAPAPLILTGVREGAVIKRLPGESRVSLPLQATGNSGERWWFLNGEPLSVKGRVYTLQLDKPGDYQLLVMDETGQVATVNFTLQ; via the coding sequence ATGCCGGGAGCACGTCTGACACGCTCCCGCTGGCTCTGGCTGGCGGGAGCGCTTCTCGTTTTATGGGGGCTGATTATCGCCGCCGACCGCCTGTGGCCGTTGCCTCTGAAAGAGGTTAACCCTGCACGAGTCGTGGTGGACGAGAAGGGCGCGCCGCTCTGGCGTTTTGCCGATAGCGACGGTATCTGGCGCTATCCGGTTACCATTGAAGACGTTTCTCCGCGCTACCTTGAGGCTCTGATCCAGTACGAAGATCGCTGGTTCTGGGATCATCCAGGCGTAAACCCGCTCTCTGTCCTGCGCGCCGCCTGGCAGGATCTCACCTCCGGAAGAGTGGTTTCGGGAGGAAGCACGCTTACCATGCAGGTTGCGCGCCTGCTGGATCCGCATCCGCGCACCTTTGGCGGCAAAATTCGCCAGCTATGGCGGGCGATGCAGCTGGAGTGGCATCTCTCTAAACGTGACATTCTTACGCTTTATCTCAACCGCGCCCCGTTTGGCGGCACGCTGCAGGGCGTGGGGGCGGCGAGCTGGACCTATCTTGGGAAACCCCCTTCGCAGCTGAGCTATTCCGACGCGGCGTTGCTGGCGGTACTGCCGCAGGCGCCAAGCCGCCTGCGCCCGGACCGCTGGCCGGAGCGGGCCGAAGCGGCACGCAACAAAGTGCTCGACCGCATGGTGACCCAGGGCGTCTGGTCAGCAAAGCAGGTGAAAGAGTCCCGTGAAGAGCCGGTATGGCTGGCTCCCCGGCAGATGCCGCAGCTGGCGCCGCTTTTTGCACGCATGATGCTTGGCAAAAGTCGCGACACAAAGATTGTCACCACGCTGGATGCCGGACTGCAACGGCAGCTGGAAGAGCTGGCGATGAACTGGAAATCCCGCCTGCCGGCACGCAGCTCGCTGGCGATGATCGTAGTCGATCATACCGACATGAAGGTGCGCGGCTGGGTTGGCTCGGTAGATATCAACGACGACACGCGTTTTAGCCACGTGGATATGGTTAACGCGATCCGATCTCCGGGATCGGTATTAAAGCCCTTTATCTACGGTATGGCGCTGGACGATGGCCTGATCCATCCCGCCTCGCTGCTTCAGGACGTGCCCAGAAAAACCGGCGATTATCGCCCGGGAAATTTTGACAGCGGGTTCCACGGGCCGGTCAGCATGAGTGAAGCGCTGGTGCGCTCCCTCAACCTGCCAGCGGTACAGGTGCTGGAAGCCTACGGGCCAAAACGCTTTGCCGGGATGCTGAGCAATGCCGGGCTGCCGCTGATCCTGCCTGCCGGAGCGCAGCCGAATCTGTCGCTGATCCTGGGTGGCGCAGGCGCGAGGCTGGCGGATATCGCCGCCGCGTACAGCGCCTTTGCAAGGCATGGCAAGGCGGGGCGGCTGCGCTTACAGCCGGTCGACCCGCTGACTGAACGCCCGCTGTTATCGCCGGGCTCGGCGTGGATTATTCGCCGTATTCTGGCGAACGAGGCGCAGCCGCTGCCGGACAGCGCGCTGCCGCAAATTGCGCCACTGGCGTGGAAAACGGGCACCAGCTACGGCTACCGTGATGCCTGGGCCATCGGTCTGAATGCCCGTTACGTAATAGGTATCTGGACAGGACGACCGGACGGCACGCCCGTAGCGGGGCAGTTTGGTTTTGCCAGCGCGGTTCCGCTATTAAACCAGGTGAATAACCTGCTTCAGTCACGCTCGACCATAGACGAGGCCCGCCTGCCGCGCGATCCGCGCCCGGAAAGCGTCGGGCGGGGCGTGATCTGTTGGCCTGGCGGTCAGTCGCTGCCGGAAGGGAGTGAAAACTGTCGACGTCGTCTGTCGACCTGGCTGCTGGAAGGGAGTGAACCCCCTACTCTGCTATTGCCCGAACAGGAAGGCATTCGCGGCATTCGTTTCCCGGTCTGGGTGGATAAAACGGGCAAGCGTGTGGCGGCAGATTGCCCTGATGCAACGGAAAAAGTCCTCGATGTCTGGCCGCTGCCGCTGGAGCCGTGGCTGCCTGCGACCGAGCGTCGTGCGGTACGGGTCCCGACTTCATCAACAATCTGTCCTCCGCTCTCGCAGGATGCACCTGCGCCACTCATCCTGACCGGCGTGCGCGAAGGGGCCGTCATAAAACGTCTGCCGGGGGAGTCCCGCGTTTCGCTGCCGCTTCAGGCGACCGGCAACAGCGGCGAGCGCTGGTGGTTTTTGAACGGTGAACCGCTGAGTGTGAAAGGACGGGTTTACACATTACAGCTTGATAAACCGGGCGATTATCAGTTACTCGTTATGGATGAGACCGGGCAGGTTGCGACGGTGAATTTTACGCTGCAGTGA